In the Gossypium arboreum isolate Shixiya-1 chromosome 10, ASM2569848v2, whole genome shotgun sequence genome, one interval contains:
- the LOC108488872 gene encoding protein DETOXIFICATION 55-like — MAELEALRSYQKQPTMAEVTEELKRITDIGFPIAAMSLVTYARNMVLVVCMGRLGSLELAGGALAVGFTNISGYSVLSGLATGMESLCSQAFGSRNLAMAALTLQRTIVMLLLASVPIGLIWFNLEPLMLSINQDPDISKVASLYCRFAIPDLIANSLLHPLRIYLRNKGTTWPLMWSALVSTLFHLPITVLLSFTLGLGVPGIAISTFITNFNTLFFLLCYMFYTRTSHLVPEESIRTLLLPSPTLPHPPSSTALIGKEWGDLLRLAIPSCIAVCLEWWWYEFMTILAGYLSEPRVALATSAIVIQTTSLMYTLPTALSASASTRVGNELGAGRPSRARLAAVVAIGLALLTSFLGLIGTVFGREAWGRVFTKDYEVLELTMIVLPILGLCELANCPQTTSCGILRGSARPGTGATINFYSFYLVGAPLAIVLGFVCGLGFVGMCYGLLGAQIACVISILTVVFRTDWERESLKAKELVGKTDHFVHADPVIKCEEGVGFLTELGFGK; from the exons ATGGCCGAGCTTGAAGCACTGAGATCTTATCAAAAGCAACCAACAATGGCAGAG GTGACTGAGGAGCTAAAGAGAATAACTGATATAGGGTTCCCTATAGCAGCTATGAGCTTGGTGACTTATGCAAGGAACATGGTTTTAGTTGTTTGCATGGGAAGATTAGGCAGCCTTGAGCTTGCTGGTGGAGCGTTAGCTGTTGGTTTTACAAACATCAGTGGCTACTCAGTCTTGTCAGGGCTTGCTACGGGCATGGAATCGCTTTGCAGTCAAGCTTTTGGCTCGAGGAACTTAGCAATGGCAGCTCTGACTTTGCAAAGAACGATTGTAATGTTACTACTGGCTTCGGTACCTATCGGCTTGATATGGTTTAACCTTGAACCTCTCATGCTTAGCATCAATCAAGACCCTGATATATCCAAAGTTGCCAGCCTTTACTGCCGGTTTGCGATCCCGGATCTTATAGCAAATAGCCTTCTTCATCCTCTACGTATTTACTTGCGTAACAAAGGAACAACTTGGCCTTTAATGTGGTCAGCTTTAGTTTCGACCCTTTTTCATCTTCCAATCACAGTCCTTTTATCCTTTACTTTAGGTTTAGGCGTCCCTGGGATAGCAATCTCCACCTTCATCACCAACTTCAACacccttttcttccttctttgttACATGTTCTACACTCGAACTAGTCATCTTGTTCCAGAGGAGTCGATACGGACGCTTTTGTTACCATCGCCAACTCTGCCACATCCACCTTCGTCAACAGCTCTAATAGGGAAGGAATGGGGAGATCTTCTTCGACTGGCAATACCAAGCTGCATTGCTGTTTGCTTAGAGTGGTGGTGGTACGAGTTTATGACAATTCTAGCCGGTTATTTATCCGAACCTCGAGTTGCTTTGGCAACATCAGCAATAGTGATACAAACGACGTCTCTCATGTACACGTTGCCAACAGCACTCAGTGCATCGGCCTCAACCCGAGTCGGGAATGAACTCGGAGCGGGGAGGCCGAGCAGGGCACGGTTGGCAGCGGTGGTAGCCATAGGGCTAGCCTTGTTGACCTCATTTTTGGGATTAATAGGGACGGTATTCGGGAGAGAAGCTTGGGGAAGAGTTTTCACAAAGGATTATGAGGTTCTAGAGCTAACCATGATTGTACTACCCATACTTGGACTGTGTGAGCTAGCAAATTGTCCACAAACCACAAGTTGTGGGATCCTAAGAGGGAGTGCTAGGCCCGGGACTGGGGCAACCATAAACTTTTACTCGTTTTACTTGGTGGGTGCGCCTTTGGCAATAGTCCTAGGCTTTGTTTGCGGACTAGGGTTCGTGGGGATGTGTTATGGGCTGCTAGGTGCTCAGATTGCATGTGTTATCTCCATTTTAACAGTGGTATTCAGGACGGATTGGGAACGAGAGTCGTTGAAGGCCAAAGAGTTGGTGGGCAAAACTGACCATTTTGTACATGCAGACCCAGTCATTAAATGTGAAGAGGGAGTTGGATTTCTCACAGAATTGGGTTTTGGAAAGTGA